From a single Longimicrobiaceae bacterium genomic region:
- a CDS encoding GAF domain-containing protein, translated as MSVLDSPLPAATRGDPRPAAGPRGEAQLPVVVLAGHPPETEAALRDSLAGAVSLRSTPEVAAAFAPGEPGDVSLLCLGEHAPAAAVLLMDRSPRDLPRLVLSGFDPHSPAVEPLVRRGVVAYATPEPLPPELLAPLLRALATQMEPEPAPSARWLRALELARRLAGERDLLQLAGTLEAELRELLGVDRVHLWMLEPESGELRRVGVHAPEEEWHHAAVGAAGFAVRTGSTVAMEPGTRDPRWLPALDDPQGRDDAPAALVVPVSRGERTCGALAVFRSPPAAAFTAEEAAIVELAAAQAGLAAELFAVRAARRRAGPAQPAVNPGIFRAEALEHHVAGNGHGEVLRLSTAWAGWAFWLLVALFVAALAGAAALGWRLEPASRPPPAHSSTGSVP; from the coding sequence ATGAGCGTGCTCGACAGCCCGCTCCCCGCTGCCACCAGGGGCGACCCCCGGCCGGCGGCCGGCCCGCGCGGTGAGGCGCAGCTCCCCGTGGTGGTGCTGGCCGGTCATCCGCCGGAGACCGAGGCGGCGCTCCGGGACAGCCTCGCCGGGGCGGTCTCGCTCCGCTCGACGCCGGAAGTTGCCGCCGCCTTCGCGCCAGGCGAGCCGGGCGACGTCTCCCTGCTGTGCCTGGGCGAACACGCCCCGGCGGCCGCCGTGCTCCTAATGGACCGGAGCCCGCGCGACCTCCCTCGCCTGGTGCTGTCGGGGTTCGACCCGCACTCCCCCGCGGTGGAGCCGCTGGTCCGGCGGGGGGTAGTGGCGTACGCCACCCCCGAGCCGCTCCCGCCCGAGCTCCTCGCGCCGCTCCTGAGGGCGCTGGCTACGCAGATGGAGCCGGAGCCCGCCCCATCCGCGCGGTGGCTCCGCGCGCTGGAACTGGCGCGGCGCCTGGCGGGGGAGCGCGACCTGCTGCAGCTCGCCGGGACGCTGGAGGCGGAGCTGCGGGAGCTGCTCGGCGTGGACCGGGTCCACCTCTGGATGCTGGAGCCGGAGAGCGGTGAGCTGCGGCGGGTCGGGGTGCACGCGCCGGAGGAGGAGTGGCACCACGCCGCCGTGGGGGCCGCGGGGTTCGCGGTGCGGACTGGGAGCACCGTTGCGATGGAGCCCGGGACCCGGGACCCGCGCTGGCTCCCCGCCCTCGACGACCCGCAGGGGCGGGACGACGCGCCGGCCGCACTGGTGGTGCCCGTGAGCCGCGGGGAGAGGACCTGCGGCGCCCTCGCGGTTTTCCGCTCCCCCCCGGCCGCGGCGTTCACGGCGGAGGAGGCGGCCATCGTTGAGCTGGCGGCGGCGCAGGCCGGGCTCGCTGCCGAGCTCTTCGCTGTCCGCGCCGCACGGCGGCGCGCCGGCCCGGCCCAGCCGGCGGTGAACCCGGGGATCTTTCGCGCCGAGGCGCTCGAGCACCACGTCGCCGGGAACGGGCACGGCGAGGTGCTGCGCCTCTCCACTGCCTGGGCGGGATGGGCCTTCTGGCTCCTGGTGGCTCTCTTCGTCGCCGCCCTGGCCGGGGCGGCGGCTCTCGGCTGGCGGCTGGAGCCGGCCTCCCGGCCCCCGCCCGCGCACTCCTCCACGGGTTCCGTCCCGTGA
- a CDS encoding peptidase domain-containing ABC transporter → MTGLRVRRRLPRLLSSLVDPLRRRAVPVVVQMAVADCGAACLAMVLRYHGRHVPFEEVRSAAGVTRDGVDALSLLRTARLYGLQGRGLRVRSLEELEFVEPGSILHWEFNHFVVLERRRPGGAEIVDPSHGRRFVPDDELRRAFTGIALTFHPDQSFTPRGGGPSRVGVYVRRVLTHSREFYRLFAASLIIQVIALAIPVATGLIVDRVIPGRDWGLATLLAVGTGILVLFQYLASLVRAHLLVYLRTRLDSELTRGFVSHLLALPYPFFAERSAGDLLTRTASNATIREMLTAGALSALLDGSLVGIYLLLLLIADPRMGLLVLGLAALRIAVFLATRRRRADLMAQALAAEGRSRGYQVEMLAAVGTLKASGTEHRAVERWENLFVDVLNVNLRRGRLDAHVNSLLETLSVASPLAVLLFGTHQVLTGALSLGTMLALYALAAGFLVPLTAVITTAFQLQLLGAYLDRLNDVLETPREEDGKESRRVVRLGGQVALEGVTFRFGPLAPPVVSDVSFEVNPGEFVAIVGASGAGKSTMVGLLLGLYAPSAGRVLYDGADLASLDLHAVRSQVGVVLQDPFIFGTTIRENIALADPGADLDAVVAAARAAHVHEVIMRMPMGYDTPVADRGASLSGGTRQRLAIARALLTRPKVLALDEATSALDSVTERKVQRALASLRCSRIVVAHRLSTIREADRILVMEAGRIVEEGDHLSLTAAGGRYAELLESQARVAGASA, encoded by the coding sequence GTGACCGGGCTCCGCGTCCGCCGGCGCCTCCCGCGGCTCCTCTCGTCGCTGGTGGACCCGCTCCGCCGCCGCGCGGTCCCGGTGGTCGTGCAGATGGCCGTCGCGGACTGCGGGGCGGCATGCCTGGCCATGGTGCTGCGCTACCACGGGAGGCACGTTCCGTTCGAGGAGGTGCGTTCGGCCGCGGGCGTCACCCGCGATGGCGTGGACGCGCTCAGCCTGCTCCGCACTGCGCGCCTTTACGGCCTACAGGGGCGCGGGCTCCGCGTCCGCTCCCTAGAGGAGCTGGAGTTCGTGGAGCCCGGCTCCATCCTGCACTGGGAGTTCAACCACTTCGTGGTGCTGGAGCGGCGGCGGCCCGGCGGCGCGGAGATCGTGGACCCCAGCCATGGCCGGCGCTTCGTCCCGGACGATGAGCTGCGCCGCGCCTTCACCGGGATCGCGCTCACCTTCCACCCCGACCAGTCGTTCACTCCGCGCGGCGGGGGGCCGAGCCGCGTGGGGGTATACGTGCGCCGGGTGCTCACGCACTCGCGCGAGTTCTACCGCCTTTTCGCCGCTTCGCTGATCATCCAGGTGATCGCGCTGGCAATCCCGGTGGCGACCGGGCTGATCGTGGACCGCGTGATCCCCGGCCGCGACTGGGGACTGGCGACGCTGCTGGCGGTCGGGACGGGCATCCTGGTGCTTTTTCAGTACCTCGCCTCGCTGGTCCGCGCGCACCTCCTCGTGTACCTGCGCACGCGTCTGGACTCGGAACTGACGCGGGGGTTCGTCAGCCACCTGCTGGCCCTCCCCTACCCGTTCTTCGCGGAGCGCTCGGCGGGGGACCTGCTGACGCGCACCGCCAGCAACGCCACCATCCGCGAGATGCTGACCGCCGGCGCCTTGTCGGCGCTGCTGGACGGCTCGCTGGTCGGAATCTACCTGCTGCTCCTTTTGATCGCCGACCCGCGCATGGGGCTGCTGGTGCTCGGGTTGGCGGCGCTGCGGATCGCGGTCTTCCTGGCCACCCGGCGGCGGCGCGCGGACCTCATGGCGCAGGCGCTCGCTGCCGAGGGACGTTCGCGCGGCTACCAGGTGGAGATGCTCGCCGCCGTGGGCACCCTCAAGGCGAGCGGCACCGAGCACCGGGCGGTGGAGCGGTGGGAGAACCTGTTCGTGGACGTGCTGAACGTGAACCTCCGCCGGGGCCGGCTGGACGCGCACGTCAACTCGCTGCTGGAGACCCTCTCCGTCGCCTCGCCGCTGGCGGTGCTGCTCTTTGGCACCCATCAGGTGCTCACCGGGGCGTTGAGCCTGGGGACCATGCTCGCCCTCTACGCGCTGGCCGCAGGTTTCCTGGTGCCGCTCACCGCGGTCATCACCACCGCTTTCCAACTGCAGCTCCTGGGCGCCTATCTGGACCGGCTGAACGACGTGCTGGAGACGCCGCGCGAGGAGGACGGGAAGGAGAGCCGCAGGGTGGTCCGGCTGGGCGGCCAGGTGGCGCTGGAAGGGGTGACCTTCCGCTTCGGGCCGCTCGCCCCGCCCGTGGTCTCGGATGTCTCCTTCGAGGTGAACCCGGGCGAGTTCGTGGCCATTGTGGGGGCCTCGGGCGCGGGGAAGTCCACCATGGTGGGGCTGCTCCTGGGGCTCTACGCCCCCAGTGCGGGCCGCGTGCTCTACGACGGGGCCGACCTGGCCAGCCTCGACCTGCACGCGGTGCGCAGCCAGGTCGGGGTAGTCCTCCAGGACCCATTCATCTTCGGGACCACGATCCGCGAGAACATCGCCCTGGCCGACCCCGGGGCCGACCTCGACGCGGTGGTGGCCGCCGCCCGGGCCGCGCACGTCCACGAGGTGATCATGAGGATGCCCATGGGCTACGACACCCCGGTGGCGGACCGCGGGGCGTCGCTCTCGGGCGGGACCCGGCAGCGCCTCGCCATCGCCCGGGCCCTGCTGACCCGCCCGAAGGTGCTGGCCCTGGACGAGGCGACCAGCGCGCTCGACTCCGTCACCGAGCGCAAGGTGCAGCGGGCTCTCGCGTCGCTACGCTGCTCGCGGATCGTGGTCGCGCACCGCCTCAGCACCATTCGAGAGGCCGATCGCATCCTGGTGATGGAGGCCGGGAGGATCGTGGAGGAGGGGGATCACCTGTCGCTGACCGCGGCGGGTGGCCGGTACGCCGAGCTTCTGGAGAGCCAGGCCCGGGTCGCAGGAGCCAGCGCATGA
- a CDS encoding isocitrate lyase/phosphoenolpyruvate mutase family protein, translating into MNTTERPAAEGLASPALPAEAIRIADVGARPAPGPLQSLRVALSTGTCLSVGGAFDGLSARLVERAGYDAVWAGGFSISASLGLPDLNVMSTTELVERVGEMVDGTSVPVIVDCDEGYGSLPTTRRLVRHLVDRGAQGICIEDNVYPKSNSFCEERRNSLVPIDHFRRKLDAVHQAAPEAVVIARTESLIQGEPLEKAVRRGRAYADSGADLVLLHSKYGRLDEYERMVAAWDGPSPLIVIPTLAPEVRFSNLAELGFRMVIYANQALRASVQSMEEVLCVLRTTGDPAQVASRLVSMNHVFDLTGLTAADR; encoded by the coding sequence GTGAACACAACAGAACGCCCCGCCGCCGAGGGGCTCGCGTCCCCGGCGCTCCCCGCCGAAGCGATCCGCATCGCGGACGTCGGGGCGCGCCCCGCGCCGGGCCCGCTGCAGAGCCTGCGGGTGGCACTCTCCACCGGCACCTGCCTGAGCGTGGGGGGTGCCTTCGACGGGCTCAGCGCGAGGCTGGTGGAGCGCGCCGGGTACGACGCGGTCTGGGCCGGCGGCTTCAGCATCTCCGCCTCGCTGGGGCTCCCGGACCTGAACGTGATGTCGACCACCGAGCTGGTGGAGCGCGTAGGTGAAATGGTGGACGGCACCTCCGTCCCGGTGATCGTGGACTGCGACGAGGGGTACGGCTCCCTCCCCACCACCCGGCGCCTGGTCCGGCACCTAGTGGACCGCGGCGCGCAGGGGATCTGCATTGAGGACAATGTCTACCCCAAGTCTAACAGCTTCTGCGAGGAGCGTCGCAACTCGCTCGTCCCCATCGACCACTTCCGGCGGAAGCTGGACGCCGTCCACCAGGCGGCGCCCGAGGCGGTGGTCATCGCCCGCACCGAGAGCCTGATCCAGGGCGAGCCGCTGGAGAAGGCGGTACGGCGCGGCCGCGCCTACGCGGACAGCGGCGCGGACCTGGTCCTACTGCACTCCAAGTACGGTCGGCTGGACGAGTACGAGAGGATGGTGGCGGCGTGGGACGGGCCGAGCCCGCTGATCGTCATCCCTACGCTGGCCCCGGAGGTGCGCTTCTCCAACCTGGCGGAGCTGGGCTTCCGTATGGTCATCTACGCCAACCAAGCGCTGCGGGCCAGCGTCCAGAGCATGGAGGAGGTGCTGTGCGTGCTCCGCACCACCGGGGATCCAGCGCAGGTCGCCTCGCGGCTGGTCTCCATGAATCACGTATTCGACCTCACCGGCCTGACGGCGGCGGATCGCTGA
- a CDS encoding thiamine pyrophosphate-binding protein, giving the protein MSDMGEALAEALDAAGIGWLLTVPVSGMARLFDRYGERGRCLYATREEEAVAVAAGLALAGERPLVLMQQSGVGNSLNAVFTLADAYGIYFPILVCDRTTEDPNPVQRASARGTGAALQAIGCTRLDLRAESGVERFVEALDRRSRWLVVELRGKE; this is encoded by the coding sequence ATGTCCGATATGGGGGAAGCGCTGGCGGAGGCGCTGGACGCCGCCGGGATCGGATGGCTCCTCACCGTCCCGGTGTCGGGGATGGCGCGGCTCTTCGACCGCTACGGGGAGCGCGGTCGGTGCCTCTATGCCACCCGCGAGGAGGAGGCGGTGGCGGTCGCGGCGGGGCTGGCGCTGGCGGGGGAGCGCCCGCTCGTGCTGATGCAACAGTCGGGGGTGGGGAACTCGCTGAACGCGGTCTTCACTCTCGCCGACGCGTACGGGATCTACTTCCCGATCCTGGTGTGCGACCGCACCACGGAGGACCCCAACCCCGTTCAGCGGGCGAGCGCGAGGGGGACCGGCGCCGCCCTGCAGGCGATCGGGTGCACCCGCCTCGACCTGCGTGCGGAGTCCGGGGTCGAGCGCTTCGTGGAGGCGCTCGATCGCCGGAGCCGTTGGCTGGTTGTCGAGCTACGCGGCAAGGAGTGA
- a CDS encoding thiamine pyrophosphate-dependent enzyme — translation MLDRRAVLRQVVDSLQEHDCLVSALGYLSRDLYELTEGLRERAFYCMGSMGSVAPLALGVALGCPHLRVTALEGDGSLLMNLGTLASLRRYGPPTLRLLVFDNGCYESTGGQPSQPDGFRLEELARAAGLPTAVARDPAEVAAFLTDDRPAAHPRVLVVKVERGPATARVGDPPERIAERFSAWLRRSAPARAVPA, via the coding sequence ATGCTCGACCGGCGCGCCGTCCTGCGGCAGGTGGTGGATAGCCTCCAGGAACACGACTGCCTCGTGTCAGCCCTGGGCTATCTCAGCCGCGACCTGTACGAACTCACCGAGGGACTGCGGGAGCGGGCGTTCTACTGCATGGGGTCGATGGGGAGCGTGGCCCCCCTGGCGCTGGGGGTCGCGCTAGGCTGTCCGCACCTCCGGGTGACCGCATTGGAGGGCGACGGGTCGCTGCTGATGAACCTGGGTACCCTGGCGAGCCTCCGGCGCTACGGCCCCCCGACGTTGCGGCTGCTGGTGTTCGACAACGGCTGCTACGAGTCCACGGGCGGACAGCCCAGCCAGCCCGACGGCTTCCGCCTGGAGGAGCTCGCCCGGGCGGCGGGGCTCCCGACCGCGGTGGCGCGCGACCCCGCGGAGGTCGCGGCGTTCCTGACGGACGACCGCCCGGCGGCCCACCCCCGGGTGCTGGTCGTCAAGGTGGAGCGCGGGCCAGCCACCGCGCGGGTGGGCGACCCTCCGGAGCGGATTGCCGAGCGGTTCTCCGCCTGGCTGCGCCGTTCCGCGCCAGCGCGGGCAGTCCCCGCATAA
- a CDS encoding tetratricopeptide repeat protein, producing the protein MAIYLPRTDSILLEVPKTGSKWLREAVARAGVPSEQVGPPEWRGHGDLGVHGRGFRFIACFVRNPLTWYGSYFVYRMEKNGWRPHLLLDRTCASDTFRGFVRNAATRIPGVVSDTYARYAGQADDPVHFVGRQESLADDLVRALRMAGEEFDEAALRATPRVNGTRATPELTPDLEHLIVLSELPAMRRFGYLDGYDDPVALVELSDRYPEHATTLRHLAIWTDRIHWVFDDAKAEAGAPIRMGRRYARTLTNFGLFLENVVGCPEEAEPLYLRAIEAEPRHPRSLGTYAVFLQNVRADHDRAEEYYRRALEVRPDHAEALGNYAIFLRSVRGDLDGAEALYRRAIKANPRHAKNLGNYALFLKNARQDHDGAEAYYRRALEVEPDNARNLGNFAVFLEHVRGDADGAERMYRRAVDADPDNPHHLRNLAAFLENRRSEAGEAERLRARPAAAPVA; encoded by the coding sequence GTGGCGATCTACCTGCCGAGAACCGACTCGATCCTCCTGGAGGTCCCCAAGACGGGGAGCAAGTGGCTGAGGGAAGCCGTGGCGCGGGCCGGAGTGCCCAGCGAGCAGGTCGGCCCGCCGGAGTGGCGCGGGCACGGCGACCTGGGGGTGCACGGGCGTGGCTTCCGCTTTATCGCGTGCTTCGTGCGCAACCCGCTGACCTGGTACGGCTCATATTTCGTCTACCGGATGGAAAAGAACGGCTGGCGGCCGCACCTGCTGCTGGACCGCACCTGCGCGAGCGACACCTTCCGCGGGTTCGTGCGGAACGCCGCGACCCGCATCCCCGGCGTGGTCTCCGACACTTACGCGCGCTACGCCGGCCAGGCGGACGACCCGGTCCACTTCGTGGGGCGGCAGGAGTCGCTCGCCGACGATCTGGTCCGCGCGCTCCGCATGGCCGGGGAGGAGTTCGACGAGGCGGCGCTGCGCGCCACTCCCCGTGTCAACGGCACCCGCGCGACACCCGAGCTGACCCCGGACCTGGAGCACCTGATCGTCCTCTCCGAGCTCCCGGCCATGCGGCGCTTCGGCTACCTGGACGGCTACGACGACCCCGTGGCCCTGGTGGAGCTCTCCGACCGCTACCCGGAGCACGCCACCACCCTCCGGCACCTGGCGATCTGGACCGACCGCATCCACTGGGTGTTCGACGACGCCAAGGCGGAGGCCGGCGCGCCGATTCGGATGGGCCGCCGCTACGCCCGGACGCTGACCAACTTCGGGCTCTTCCTGGAGAACGTGGTCGGCTGCCCGGAGGAGGCGGAGCCGCTCTACCTGCGCGCGATCGAGGCCGAGCCCCGGCACCCCCGTTCGCTAGGGACGTATGCGGTCTTCCTACAGAACGTCCGGGCCGACCACGACCGCGCGGAGGAGTACTACCGCCGGGCCCTGGAGGTCCGCCCCGACCACGCCGAGGCGCTAGGGAACTACGCCATCTTCCTCAGGAGCGTGCGAGGCGACCTGGACGGCGCGGAGGCGCTCTACCGCCGCGCGATCAAGGCCAACCCCCGGCACGCCAAGAACCTCGGCAACTACGCGCTGTTCCTCAAGAACGCGCGGCAGGACCACGATGGCGCGGAGGCGTACTACCGCCGCGCCCTGGAGGTGGAGCCCGACAACGCGCGCAACCTGGGGAACTTCGCCGTGTTCCTGGAGCACGTCCGCGGCGACGCCGACGGGGCTGAGCGGATGTACCGGCGCGCAGTCGATGCTGACCCGGACAACCCGCACCACCTCCGCAACCTGGCGGCGTTCCTCGAGAACCGCCGTTCCGAAGCCGGGGAGGCGGAGCGGCTGCGGGCGCGGCCGGCCGCCGCCCCCGTCGCCTGA
- a CDS encoding ABC transporter permease: protein MYPDLRSPLRQLLRAPRVVVPVLVSMALAIGASVAVFSVIYGVSLRPLPFPGHERLVMLWESQEGATEGGPFFATPVSLQGWQEQSRSFTGIAAVEPGNYSLSGVGEAERYSGAAVSANVFGVLGATPVLGRGFLPQEDAPGGERVVVLSHGLWQRRFGGDPGVLGRAVTLNGAPHTVVGVLPRDLRFPREAELWVPLALSGHDTERRTKHYLMAVARLKPGVSVERAEAEMAAVAASLARTNPASNGGWRVDVVTLREQFVGDLRPSLSLLALAVALVLLIACVNAANLLLSRAIERSREMAVRSALGATRGRLARQLLGEGVVLALASGVLGVALARIGLPLLVALSPVELPAFREIGVDGTVLAFTLAVTLACGVVFGVVPAVRGTSGNLVSPLKEDGGTQASTGRKGRHLQGALVVSEVALAVVLVINATLAVQAFERLQQVDFGFRSDDRLIFDVSLSEGMYPEEHQRNQFVQRALESLGEIPGVSRAAASSYLPLGENPTASAFSVEGRSPASEQDVTRAILHRVSPGFLEAMGIPLLEGRTLSAADHADAPGVAVVSEAFARQYWPGTSPIGKRVKRGAYDSDKPWLTVVGVVGNVRDSELASEVGPAWYLPYTQHKFTDMTFVLETRGDPTEVLSPVRRAIAAIDPALPVYNASTLRERVASFSARERFTSVAMGILALIGVVLGAVGVYSVVAYSIARRTQEIGIRSAVGARQGQIVGLVLGWTLRLTLAGLIVGVIGAMAVNRLLESVMVGLGRVNLASVVATSAIFLLVSLAAGLVPALRASRVDPIVALRPGVRSVRPARTPAGRDVHLSRR, encoded by the coding sequence ATGTACCCGGACCTCCGGAGTCCCCTTCGCCAGCTGCTGCGCGCCCCACGGGTGGTCGTGCCCGTCCTCGTCTCCATGGCCCTGGCGATCGGAGCGAGCGTGGCGGTCTTCAGCGTGATCTACGGCGTGTCCCTGCGCCCCCTCCCATTCCCCGGGCACGAGCGCCTGGTGATGCTCTGGGAGAGCCAGGAGGGAGCGACCGAGGGAGGCCCGTTCTTCGCCACCCCGGTGAGCCTGCAGGGTTGGCAGGAGCAGAGCAGGTCCTTCACCGGGATCGCCGCCGTCGAGCCCGGGAACTACTCGCTCAGCGGGGTCGGCGAGGCGGAGCGCTACTCCGGGGCGGCTGTCTCGGCGAACGTCTTCGGGGTGCTGGGCGCCACCCCTGTCCTGGGCCGCGGCTTCCTCCCGCAGGAGGACGCCCCCGGCGGCGAGCGCGTGGTTGTGCTGAGCCACGGCCTCTGGCAGCGGCGCTTCGGCGGGGACCCGGGGGTCCTCGGCCGCGCCGTCACGCTCAACGGGGCCCCGCACACCGTGGTCGGGGTCCTCCCGCGGGACCTGCGCTTCCCCCGCGAAGCCGAGCTGTGGGTGCCGCTGGCCCTCTCCGGGCACGACACCGAGCGCAGGACCAAGCACTACCTGATGGCGGTGGCGCGGCTCAAGCCCGGCGTGTCGGTGGAGCGCGCCGAGGCGGAGATGGCGGCGGTGGCCGCCTCGCTCGCCCGGACGAACCCCGCGAGCAACGGTGGGTGGCGGGTGGACGTTGTCACGCTGCGCGAGCAGTTCGTCGGCGACCTCCGGCCGTCTCTCTCCCTCCTTGCCTTGGCGGTGGCGCTGGTCCTTCTGATCGCCTGCGTTAACGCCGCCAACCTCCTCCTGTCCCGCGCCATCGAGCGCAGCCGAGAGATGGCCGTGCGCTCCGCGCTGGGCGCCACCCGCGGCAGGCTGGCGCGGCAGCTCCTGGGCGAGGGGGTGGTGCTCGCACTGGCCTCGGGGGTTCTGGGGGTGGCCCTGGCGCGCATCGGGCTCCCGCTGCTGGTGGCGCTGAGCCCCGTGGAGCTGCCGGCCTTCCGGGAGATCGGCGTGGACGGGACGGTGCTAGCGTTCACCCTGGCGGTGACGCTGGCGTGCGGCGTCGTTTTCGGTGTGGTCCCCGCAGTGCGGGGGACCTCCGGCAACCTGGTGTCCCCGCTCAAGGAGGACGGAGGGACACAGGCCAGCACGGGACGCAAGGGGCGCCACCTGCAGGGTGCGCTGGTGGTATCGGAGGTGGCCCTGGCCGTCGTGCTGGTGATCAACGCCACCCTCGCAGTGCAGGCGTTCGAGCGCCTGCAGCAGGTGGACTTCGGGTTCCGCTCCGACGACCGGCTCATCTTCGACGTCTCCCTCAGCGAGGGGATGTACCCGGAGGAGCACCAGCGCAACCAGTTCGTCCAGCGGGCCCTGGAGTCGCTCGGGGAGATCCCCGGGGTGTCGCGGGCCGCTGCCTCCAGCTACCTGCCGCTGGGCGAGAACCCCACGGCCTCGGCCTTCTCGGTGGAGGGCCGCTCCCCCGCCAGCGAGCAGGACGTCACGCGTGCCATCCTGCACCGGGTGTCGCCCGGGTTCCTGGAGGCGATGGGGATCCCGCTGCTGGAGGGGCGCACCCTGAGCGCCGCGGACCACGCCGACGCCCCCGGCGTCGCGGTGGTCAGCGAGGCCTTCGCCCGCCAGTACTGGCCGGGGACCAGCCCGATCGGGAAGCGGGTGAAGCGCGGGGCGTACGACTCCGACAAGCCGTGGCTGACCGTGGTGGGGGTGGTGGGGAACGTGCGCGACTCCGAGCTCGCCAGCGAGGTGGGGCCGGCCTGGTACCTCCCGTACACGCAGCACAAGTTCACCGACATGACCTTCGTGCTGGAGACGCGCGGCGACCCCACGGAGGTGCTCTCTCCGGTGCGCCGCGCCATCGCGGCGATCGACCCCGCCCTCCCGGTCTACAACGCCTCCACCCTGCGGGAGCGCGTGGCCAGCTTCAGCGCCCGCGAGCGCTTCACCAGCGTGGCCATGGGGATCCTCGCCCTCATCGGGGTGGTGCTGGGCGCGGTGGGCGTCTACAGCGTGGTCGCGTACAGCATCGCGCGGAGGACGCAGGAGATCGGGATCCGCTCGGCGGTCGGCGCGCGCCAGGGACAGATCGTAGGGTTGGTCCTCGGCTGGACGCTGCGCCTTACCCTCGCGGGATTGATCGTGGGCGTGATAGGGGCGATGGCGGTGAACCGGCTGCTGGAGAGCGTGATGGTGGGGCTCGGACGGGTGAACCTGGCGAGCGTGGTCGCGACCTCGGCCATCTTCCTCCTGGTCAGCCTGGCCGCGGGGCTGGTCCCCGCCCTGCGAGCCTCCCGGGTGGACCCGATCGTAGCGCTGCGTCCCGGGGTCCGCTCCGTCCGCCCGGCGCGCACGCCCGCCGGGCGGGACGTTCACCTTTCCCGGCGATAG
- the phnA gene encoding phosphonoacetate hydrolase: MRIAAEPFTANGRRYASPPRPVVVVCLDGCADEYLSSALVLGRMPHLGRMLARHAYRGLARSALPSFTNVNVASLVTGVPPSVHGISGNFFLDPATDEAVMMNSASYLRAETILAAAARAGRRVAMVTAKDKLRDLLSAGLRGIAFSAERAGDAREDTHGIGEVERLVGAPTPSIYSADASLFVLRAGVALLRERRADLLFLALADTLQHRYPPGAQEVLDFYQAVDLELGRLLELGAVVGMTADHGMNAKHDQDGTPNVVYLERLLSDGLGTGCRIILPITDPYVLHHGALGSFAVVHLPPGADVEAARRRLLEVDGITEVHDRATAARKLELPADRIGDLVVLSGRHVALGRAPEHHDLTGVREGLRSHGGRYEEMVPLLLSGPLTPEYTWKASADPRNFDVFDFTLNGIRPVEP; encoded by the coding sequence ATGAGGATCGCCGCGGAGCCGTTCACCGCGAACGGCCGCCGGTACGCTTCGCCGCCGCGTCCGGTGGTGGTGGTCTGCCTGGACGGGTGCGCCGACGAGTATCTCAGTTCCGCGCTGGTGCTCGGCCGGATGCCGCACCTGGGGCGGATGCTGGCCCGGCACGCCTACCGCGGGCTGGCACGGAGCGCCCTGCCGAGCTTCACCAACGTCAACGTCGCCTCGCTCGTCACCGGTGTGCCCCCCTCGGTGCACGGTATCTCGGGGAACTTCTTTCTGGACCCGGCCACGGATGAGGCAGTGATGATGAACTCCGCGTCATACCTCCGCGCGGAGACGATCCTGGCGGCCGCCGCCCGCGCGGGGCGCCGGGTGGCGATGGTCACTGCCAAGGACAAGCTCCGCGACCTCCTCTCGGCCGGGTTGCGGGGGATCGCCTTCTCGGCGGAGCGGGCCGGGGACGCGCGCGAGGACACGCACGGGATAGGGGAGGTGGAGCGGCTGGTGGGCGCGCCCACCCCGTCCATCTACAGCGCGGACGCCAGCCTCTTCGTGCTGCGAGCCGGGGTGGCGCTCCTCCGCGAGCGGAGGGCGGACCTCCTCTTCCTGGCGCTAGCGGACACCCTCCAGCACCGCTATCCCCCGGGGGCGCAGGAGGTGCTAGACTTCTACCAGGCGGTCGACCTCGAGCTGGGCCGGTTGCTGGAGCTGGGCGCGGTGGTGGGGATGACGGCGGACCACGGGATGAACGCTAAGCACGATCAGGACGGGACGCCGAACGTCGTCTATCTGGAGCGCCTGCTTTCAGACGGGCTCGGCACGGGGTGCCGGATCATCCTCCCGATCACGGACCCGTATGTGCTCCACCACGGCGCGCTGGGCTCCTTCGCCGTGGTGCACCTCCCCCCCGGCGCCGACGTGGAGGCGGCGCGACGGCGGCTCCTGGAGGTCGACGGGATCACCGAGGTGCACGACCGCGCGACCGCCGCCCGCAAGCTGGAGCTCCCCGCGGACCGGATCGGCGACCTGGTGGTGCTCTCGGGGCGCCACGTGGCGCTCGGGCGCGCGCCGGAGCACCACGACCTGACCGGGGTGCGGGAGGGACTCCGCTCGCATGGGGGGCGCTACGAGGAGATGGTCCCGCTCCTCCTATCCGGGCCGCTCACCCCGGAGTACACCTGGAAGGCGTCCGCCGACCCCCGCAACTTTGATGTCTTCGACTTCACCCTAAACGGCATCCGCCCGGTGGAGCCCTGA